A genome region from Myxococcota bacterium includes the following:
- the hutI gene encoding imidazolonepropionase: MWLYNIGTLFTGNRFLENANLQVENGLVKLITQDIHQPNQNDIDCGGKVLTPGFVDCHTHLVFSGSRAHEFELRAKGASYAQIMRVGGGIRNTVRATRNSSKQELIDLAMPRLARMHARGVSTVEVKSGYGLSLDSELKMLEVIAELNKLQPAELVATFLGAHAIPPEYEADTYVQHVIKDMLPAVKAQGIATACDVFVEQGAFSVNHGRQILTAAARMGFKTRLHAEQLSHSDGAILAAELETLSASHLEYATREDAVALADAGVIAELLPVAQEYLGMKQLASGRMLTDAGVKVAIATDFNPGSAMCDNLLLAAQLGITRCGLTCEEALLGITNYGALALGRSDIGSLEVGARARCNLMSSANWVDMFYDWSVNPVEKALIF, translated from the coding sequence ATGTGGCTTTACAATATTGGAACCTTGTTTACCGGAAATAGATTTTTAGAAAATGCTAATCTTCAAGTTGAGAATGGCCTCGTAAAACTAATTACCCAGGACATCCACCAACCAAACCAAAACGACATTGATTGTGGCGGTAAAGTTCTAACACCGGGATTTGTGGATTGTCATACGCATTTGGTGTTTTCAGGCTCAAGAGCGCATGAATTTGAGCTGAGGGCCAAAGGCGCTTCTTACGCTCAGATCATGAGAGTGGGTGGAGGCATACGCAACACGGTCAGGGCCACGCGTAACTCCTCCAAACAGGAGCTTATCGATCTAGCCATGCCTCGCTTAGCGCGAATGCATGCTCGAGGCGTCAGTACCGTAGAAGTTAAAAGCGGCTACGGGCTTTCATTAGACAGTGAGCTCAAGATGCTTGAAGTCATCGCCGAGCTTAACAAATTACAACCGGCAGAATTGGTCGCAACCTTCTTGGGCGCGCATGCTATCCCCCCGGAATATGAGGCAGACACCTATGTTCAGCATGTGATTAAAGACATGCTTCCTGCGGTGAAAGCACAAGGCATTGCCACCGCTTGCGATGTTTTTGTGGAGCAGGGCGCATTCTCCGTTAACCATGGACGGCAAATCTTAACCGCGGCTGCGCGGATGGGATTTAAAACCAGGCTTCACGCCGAACAGCTCAGTCACTCTGACGGCGCTATTTTAGCAGCTGAGCTGGAAACACTAAGCGCTTCGCATCTGGAATACGCTACCAGAGAAGATGCCGTGGCGCTCGCAGATGCAGGCGTCATTGCGGAGCTGTTGCCTGTAGCGCAAGAATACCTTGGCATGAAGCAGCTCGCCTCTGGACGCATGCTAACGGACGCGGGGGTAAAAGTTGCGATTGCAACCGATTTTAATCCAGGCTCTGCGATGTGCGATAACCTGCTATTGGCCGCACAGCTTGGCATCACCAGGTGCGGTCTTACCTGTGAAGAGGCCCTTTTAGGCATCACCAATTATGGCGCTCTGGCTTTGGGAAGATCGGATATTGGTTCTCTCGAAGTAGGTGCTCGGGCACGTTGCAACCTCATGAGCAGCGCTAACTGGGTTGACATGTTTTACGATTGGTCCGTCAATCCAGTTGAAAAGGCGCTAATTTTTTAA
- a CDS encoding transglutaminase domain-containing protein — MKALALLLLSAWPLAATQSQKLPALIASYEQDLFPHADAFAFVHSLEHGQLIFDKLKAYKPLALVADAFIAFQAQSVEPDEALISFVLVEAEKAITSSGYKRIEKQSNLLALQYLRDYLSRFEPSPSLADGEEGKQKQQEDNQKQNKPQKPQRPKMPDAYKPHTKNTDNKQPGSKEDQVILLETNFATPYFGGRIYSDVSRTTASPFRSNMVPGSSKSIGSYRKTGKELFVYTLGEEEFALFLPPGFEPLQPEDPRAHLTLSADGTYTLKAPSGILSVTVPLEPVQPTTLNPIQREIYTRPVGFSASEWPALIQGDLLDKPFSSDLMKAKAVSHHLATKYLYSVGARAETDPVDALKAGAFQCDMAAYAMVAILRDVYAIPSRVVSGYRGKKHGNGGNQRSYLVLPGEAHAWVEAYVDGKWQPFDPTPVLKDKEKEEDENENGEKDEYSDRSLEDQPLPPPPPPKNANATSTNATVANATQPSKSPLKMDSEELAGLLTLGSLQLSPTEERSSLRERAMRVLLRLILDPHMPGNRIFEKLHQAKGLFLSVGELKGLVADLLMVFEKPRLAAKAWLDDVTAFLDKRDLATTYTELFHLKQTLAGYAKLLDGHGPVGYPTALILKLDGVLRGIEGLAHIDSREIALVSDFYDSLPPLAQTLLAHQYNLVRVGPNAPTKTVAQRLKTGDLNDLKLLALLSKHTDFIMNSTPRPEYEEVRTWVRDARRPVGRDLVGVQRFSELSRASLGNPGKTLEENMVLGTAYASAHRLRTRIATGFGKDDAERITIVLYDTSGSMSGDPERFQAGLISAFTATALSDVSPSGAHRHRLVLVPFDDKPGTPVRVTNTQEALDIIHKYTLKLKNTGGGTDIQAALIQAMALIADAERRSGEPLAAANIVLMTDGQSPLDIPKLAEARGAIDRTTPLQIMFAAIGTTNDDLRQFVSESEKIGIDNGFYREFSNEFMSEQLKRADAPWHQASAHKLYTDKKPADLDIGTRKDLSASSHLLSQFLGEIHLAQSSYAPAEQHLAALETLRWDESTPNNGKLAEHIQHLRRLGYTGALKNAKTWRHQIADDIFKNFEKLTGVPLNRLSQTEQSELKHYFCHAADMGPLGCP, encoded by the coding sequence ACAGTCTGGAGCATGGGCAGCTGATTTTTGACAAGCTGAAAGCTTATAAGCCTTTGGCACTCGTGGCCGATGCGTTTATTGCATTCCAGGCTCAATCCGTCGAACCTGATGAGGCCTTAATTAGCTTTGTTCTCGTAGAAGCCGAAAAGGCGATTACTTCGAGCGGATATAAGCGAATTGAAAAGCAGTCTAACTTACTGGCTTTGCAGTACCTACGGGATTATCTGTCGCGCTTCGAGCCATCACCATCGTTGGCTGACGGCGAAGAAGGTAAGCAAAAGCAACAGGAAGACAACCAAAAGCAAAATAAGCCTCAAAAGCCTCAGCGGCCTAAAATGCCTGATGCGTATAAACCCCATACAAAAAATACGGACAATAAGCAGCCTGGCTCTAAAGAAGACCAAGTAATTTTACTCGAGACTAATTTTGCGACGCCTTATTTTGGCGGACGTATTTATTCGGATGTTTCTAGGACCACTGCAAGTCCATTTCGCAGCAATATGGTACCAGGATCCAGTAAAAGCATTGGTTCCTACCGAAAGACGGGCAAAGAGCTTTTCGTTTATACTTTGGGCGAAGAGGAATTCGCACTCTTTTTGCCTCCCGGATTTGAGCCATTACAACCAGAAGACCCCAGAGCACATCTCACTTTGTCTGCCGATGGTACCTACACATTGAAGGCTCCGTCGGGCATTCTATCTGTGACGGTTCCTCTGGAGCCAGTCCAACCAACGACGCTTAATCCCATTCAGCGAGAAATCTACACCAGACCGGTAGGATTTTCGGCTTCAGAGTGGCCGGCGTTAATTCAGGGGGATTTACTCGACAAGCCGTTTTCCTCTGACTTGATGAAAGCCAAGGCTGTATCCCATCATTTGGCAACAAAATATCTTTACAGCGTTGGTGCACGAGCAGAAACAGATCCAGTGGATGCTTTAAAAGCAGGTGCTTTTCAATGTGACATGGCCGCTTATGCAATGGTTGCCATTCTGAGAGATGTTTATGCGATTCCCTCCCGCGTTGTTTCTGGCTACAGAGGGAAAAAGCATGGAAATGGCGGCAATCAGCGCAGTTATTTGGTGTTACCAGGAGAAGCTCACGCGTGGGTAGAGGCTTATGTTGACGGTAAATGGCAGCCTTTTGATCCGACACCGGTTTTAAAAGATAAAGAAAAAGAAGAAGACGAAAACGAAAACGGCGAAAAAGACGAATATTCTGATCGCAGTCTGGAAGACCAGCCTTTACCACCACCGCCACCGCCAAAGAATGCCAACGCCACGAGTACAAATGCCACAGTTGCAAATGCGACTCAGCCCTCAAAATCTCCTTTAAAGATGGATTCTGAAGAGCTGGCCGGGCTTTTAACCTTGGGCTCTTTGCAGTTAAGCCCTACTGAAGAGCGCAGTTCGCTTCGAGAGAGAGCGATGCGAGTGCTTCTAAGACTGATATTAGATCCACACATGCCTGGAAATCGCATTTTCGAAAAACTTCATCAGGCAAAGGGGCTCTTTCTTTCTGTTGGCGAGCTTAAAGGGCTTGTTGCGGATCTGCTCATGGTATTTGAAAAGCCGCGGCTGGCCGCAAAAGCTTGGCTAGACGATGTGACTGCTTTTTTGGATAAAAGAGATTTGGCGACAACATATACTGAGTTGTTTCATTTGAAGCAGACATTGGCAGGCTACGCAAAACTGCTTGATGGACATGGACCGGTTGGGTATCCTACCGCGCTAATTTTGAAGCTGGATGGAGTCCTTCGGGGGATAGAAGGTCTCGCGCACATTGATTCTCGCGAGATTGCTTTAGTCTCCGATTTTTATGATTCTTTGCCACCTCTCGCACAAACTCTTTTGGCGCATCAGTACAATCTGGTTCGAGTAGGCCCCAACGCTCCAACCAAGACAGTTGCGCAGCGGCTGAAGACAGGTGATTTGAACGACTTAAAGTTGTTAGCACTTTTGTCCAAGCATACCGATTTCATTATGAATTCGACCCCACGACCAGAGTACGAAGAAGTAAGAACCTGGGTACGAGATGCCCGTCGCCCCGTTGGACGTGATTTGGTGGGTGTCCAGCGTTTCTCGGAGCTTAGCCGGGCATCGTTAGGCAACCCTGGAAAAACATTGGAAGAAAACATGGTGTTAGGTACGGCCTATGCTTCGGCACATCGTCTACGAACCAGGATTGCTACAGGTTTTGGAAAGGATGATGCTGAGCGTATTACCATTGTGCTTTACGACACTTCAGGCAGCATGTCTGGAGATCCGGAAAGATTTCAAGCCGGGTTGATTTCTGCTTTTACCGCTACTGCTTTGAGCGATGTGTCCCCAAGTGGCGCTCATAGGCATCGTCTCGTCTTGGTTCCTTTTGATGATAAACCTGGAACACCAGTGCGAGTGACAAATACCCAAGAAGCTTTAGATATCATTCATAAATATACGTTGAAGCTAAAGAATACGGGTGGGGGAACGGATATTCAAGCTGCATTGATTCAAGCGATGGCTCTTATCGCCGATGCCGAACGTCGCTCAGGCGAGCCGTTGGCGGCTGCGAATATTGTTCTCATGACCGACGGACAGTCTCCCTTGGATATTCCTAAGTTGGCAGAAGCCAGAGGCGCTATCGATCGGACAACCCCACTACAAATTATGTTTGCAGCTATCGGAACGACCAATGACGATTTGCGCCAATTTGTTAGCGAATCGGAGAAGATTGGCATTGATAATGGGTTCTATCGAGAGTTTAGTAATGAATTTATGAGTGAACAGCTAAAAAGGGCGGATGCACCTTGGCACCAGGCGTCTGCTCATAAACTCTATACCGACAAGAAACCGGCAGATTTGGATATCGGCACGAGAAAAGACCTGTCGGCGAGTTCTCATTTATTGTCCCAATTTTTAGGCGAGATTCATTTGGCTCAAAGTTCTTACGCTCCTGCTGAGCAACACCTCGCCGCATTGGAAACCCTTCGCTGGGACGAGTCGACGCCTAACAACGGGAAGTTAGCTGAACATATCCAACATTTAAGACGCTTAGGTTATACCGGTGCGCTTAAAAACGCTAAGACTTGGCGACACCAAATTGCCGATGATATTTTTAAAAATTTCGAAAAGCTGACTGGCGTGCCTTTGAACAGACTTTCTCAAACCGAACAATCAGAACTGAAACACTACTTTTGTCACGCTGCAGATATGGGACCTTTGGGTTGTCCATAA
- the hslV gene encoding ATP-dependent protease subunit HslV → MFHATTILAVRRGSKVVLAGDGQVSLNQTVIKANANKLRRLADGKILAGFAGSTADAFMLFDLFEKKLKEYNGQFVRAAVQLAQDWRSDKILRRLEAMLLVADKDKTLLISGTGDVLEPDLDVYAIGSGGTYALSAARALLENTDLSPKEIAQKAMKIAAEICVFTNDRFVFEEL, encoded by the coding sequence ATGTTTCATGCAACGACGATTTTAGCGGTTCGCCGTGGTTCAAAAGTAGTGCTTGCAGGCGATGGCCAGGTTTCTTTAAACCAGACCGTTATTAAAGCGAATGCCAATAAGTTGAGACGATTGGCAGATGGCAAGATCCTGGCTGGTTTTGCTGGAAGTACGGCAGATGCTTTCATGTTGTTCGATTTGTTTGAAAAAAAGCTGAAAGAATATAACGGCCAGTTTGTTCGCGCGGCTGTGCAACTGGCACAGGATTGGCGTTCGGATAAGATTCTAAGACGTCTTGAAGCGATGCTTTTGGTGGCTGACAAAGATAAGACACTACTTATCTCAGGAACCGGCGATGTGCTCGAGCCGGACTTGGATGTCTATGCCATTGGATCAGGCGGAACCTATGCGCTTTCTGCGGCCAGGGCTTTGCTCGAAAATACGGACCTTTCGCCCAAAGAGATTGCTCAAAAGGCCATGAAAATCGCTGCTGAGATTTGTGTTTTTACCAACGATCGTTTTGTATTTGAGGAACTCTAG
- the hslU gene encoding ATP-dependent protease ATPase subunit HslU, with product MSFTPREIVAELDRYIVGQSDAKKAVAIALRNRWRRQQIPSPLKEEISPKNIILMGPTGCGKTEIARRLAKLAQAPFVKVEATKFTEVGYVGRDVDSMIRDLVEVAVKMCKEEALKIVNEKAKVQAEERVLDLLTHTSGGHVGPRLNIEEEHSASEKESREKLRQSLRAGELDDRQVEIELKQSMPGMPMVQMMGPVAGFDEMASSIQDSLEKAFGGNRKKQRKIKVKEALEVLAQEEGQKLVDLDQVHQDAVTKAEQSGIVFIDEIDKVASKESRGQDVSREGVQRDILPIVEGSAVSTKYGIVRTDHILFIAAGAFHVSKPSDLIPELQGRFPIRVELNSLTEEDFMQILTEPENSLVKQYSALLGTEQTTLQFATDGLRAIAQIATQVNASQQNIGARRLYTIMEKLFEEDSFSSPDRPASTLAVDAALVRTRLGKILENEDLSRFIL from the coding sequence ATGTCTTTTACGCCTAGGGAAATTGTCGCCGAGCTGGATCGGTATATTGTTGGTCAGTCTGATGCCAAAAAAGCCGTTGCCATAGCGCTTCGTAATAGGTGGCGCCGCCAACAGATACCGTCCCCACTGAAAGAAGAAATCTCACCCAAGAATATTATTTTGATGGGTCCGACGGGTTGCGGCAAAACCGAAATCGCTCGAAGATTAGCCAAGCTTGCGCAGGCGCCTTTTGTGAAGGTAGAAGCTACCAAGTTCACAGAAGTCGGTTATGTCGGTCGTGACGTTGATTCGATGATTCGAGACCTGGTCGAAGTTGCGGTAAAGATGTGCAAGGAAGAAGCACTCAAGATTGTCAACGAAAAGGCAAAGGTCCAAGCCGAAGAACGTGTGCTAGATTTGCTAACCCATACCTCTGGTGGCCATGTGGGCCCCAGGCTCAATATCGAAGAAGAGCACTCCGCCAGCGAGAAAGAATCTCGCGAAAAATTGAGACAATCTTTGCGAGCAGGCGAGTTAGACGACCGCCAAGTTGAAATCGAATTAAAGCAATCCATGCCCGGCATGCCCATGGTCCAAATGATGGGCCCAGTCGCAGGCTTTGACGAAATGGCCAGCAGCATTCAAGACAGCCTGGAAAAAGCTTTTGGCGGCAATCGCAAAAAGCAGCGCAAAATCAAAGTTAAAGAAGCTTTAGAAGTCCTGGCTCAAGAAGAAGGCCAAAAGCTGGTAGATTTAGACCAAGTCCACCAAGATGCTGTCACTAAAGCCGAGCAGTCTGGCATCGTCTTTATCGACGAAATTGACAAAGTCGCGAGCAAAGAATCGCGCGGCCAAGATGTGAGCAGAGAAGGCGTCCAGCGCGATATTCTGCCCATCGTTGAAGGCAGCGCTGTGTCCACTAAGTACGGAATCGTACGCACAGACCATATCCTGTTTATTGCTGCAGGCGCTTTTCACGTCTCCAAACCATCTGACTTGATTCCAGAGCTACAAGGTCGTTTCCCGATTCGAGTTGAACTGAACTCGCTGACTGAAGAAGATTTCATGCAAATCTTGACCGAGCCTGAAAATAGTTTGGTGAAGCAATATTCGGCTCTTTTAGGCACTGAACAAACAACCCTCCAGTTTGCAACCGACGGCTTGCGTGCCATTGCCCAAATCGCAACACAGGTGAACGCTTCGCAACAAAACATCGGCGCGAGACGGCTTTATACCATCATGGAAAAACTGTTTGAAGAAGACAGTTTTTCGAGCCCTGATAGGCCAGCATCCACGCTGGCAGTAGATGCTGCATTGGTGAGAACGCGGCTAGGGAAGATATTGGAGAATGAAGACCTGAGTCGTTTTATTCTTTAA
- the secY gene encoding preprotein translocase subunit SecY, which produces MMDRISALFKISELRSRLLYTLGMLAVYRLGIYITTPGVDRTATRGFLRHQESSGGGFLSLFNFFSGGALENASVFALGIMPYITASIIMTMMAVVVPTIERMQKEGEQGRRKINQFTRYGTIVISIIQGVMIAQSFKSNGVVNPDWAYSFGGFGFIAITVITLTAGTAFLMWLGERITERGIGNGISLIIFAGIVARLPGAIYSTILGVKNQTYQPSEIILLGIVMILVLAGIVFMEEGQRRLPVQYAKRVVGNRQYGGQATHLPLKINVAGVIPPIFASTILMFPMTVGSFWQAEWVQKVQQALMPGGWHYEVLFVLAVIFFAYFYTAVQFNPVDVADNLRKFGGFIPGIRPGKSTSDYIDYVLSRLTFAGALYLSAVCVLPVMIQKLTSNQVPFYFGGTGLLIVVSVALETVRQIESHFIGKQYEGMTGADQNQGLTRIKARLEENPA; this is translated from the coding sequence ATGATGGATCGAATCTCCGCCCTTTTTAAGATTTCTGAACTTCGTTCTAGGCTGCTTTATACCTTGGGTATGCTAGCGGTTTACCGCCTCGGTATCTATATTACGACACCAGGTGTGGACAGGACGGCTACGCGAGGTTTCTTGCGACATCAAGAATCAAGCGGTGGTGGTTTCTTAAGTTTGTTCAACTTCTTCTCCGGCGGGGCTTTGGAAAATGCTTCCGTGTTCGCTTTGGGGATTATGCCTTATATTACGGCGTCCATTATTATGACCATGATGGCGGTTGTTGTGCCGACCATTGAGCGGATGCAGAAAGAAGGGGAACAGGGGCGTCGCAAGATTAACCAGTTCACTCGCTATGGCACGATCGTGATTTCAATTATCCAAGGTGTGATGATTGCTCAGTCGTTTAAGAGCAACGGCGTGGTGAATCCAGATTGGGCTTATTCGTTCGGTGGCTTTGGCTTTATTGCCATTACGGTTATCACTTTGACTGCAGGAACAGCTTTCTTGATGTGGTTGGGAGAACGGATCACTGAGCGTGGTATTGGTAACGGTATCTCACTGATCATTTTTGCAGGTATTGTCGCCAGGTTGCCTGGAGCGATTTACTCGACCATTTTGGGTGTCAAAAACCAAACTTATCAGCCATCTGAAATTATTTTGCTCGGCATCGTCATGATTCTGGTTTTGGCCGGGATCGTGTTTATGGAAGAAGGCCAGCGTCGCTTGCCGGTGCAATACGCTAAGCGTGTTGTGGGTAATAGACAGTACGGCGGTCAAGCCACACATTTGCCTTTGAAGATTAACGTTGCCGGTGTGATTCCGCCAATTTTTGCTAGCACCATTTTGATGTTTCCGATGACCGTTGGATCTTTTTGGCAGGCAGAATGGGTACAGAAAGTTCAACAAGCGTTGATGCCCGGTGGATGGCACTATGAAGTGTTGTTTGTGTTGGCGGTAATCTTTTTCGCTTATTTCTACACGGCGGTGCAGTTTAACCCGGTAGATGTGGCGGATAACTTGCGGAAGTTCGGTGGCTTTATCCCGGGTATTCGCCCTGGTAAGTCCACTTCGGATTATATCGATTACGTTTTGAGCCGTTTGACCTTTGCAGGTGCGCTTTATCTTTCTGCTGTGTGTGTGTTGCCAGTAATGATTCAGAAGCTGACTTCCAATCAGGTACCGTTTTACTTTGGTGGAACTGGGCTGTTGATTGTCGTGAGCGTGGCACTCGAAACTGTCCGTCAGATTGAAAGCCATTTCATTGGCAAGCAGTATGAAGGCATGACTGGCGCAGATCAAAATCAAGGCCTGACACGAATCAAGGCTCGTCTTGAGGAGAACCCTGCTTGA
- the miaB gene encoding tRNA (N6-isopentenyl adenosine(37)-C2)-methylthiotransferase MiaB translates to MRVYLETFGCQMNILDSELIHNQLTSEGYEFVQQAEDASVVLYNTCSVRELSEQKVLSRLGVLKQRKDAGEDLIVGLLGCMAERTNTDVLAKNPHIDLLVGPSRLGEISGLINNVRDKKIEREVALSNFRARKGKNLDHEPMDSLEALDAARLSGSALKKSQAYIRITRGCNKFCSFCVVPRTRGPEVHRSFDSILTEAKMLVDSGVLEITLLGQTINHYPEFARLLKEMHDQNPGLKRLRFMTSYPRDFTDEMLDVMASSERICKYLHIPAQSGSDAVLKRMNRGYTREVYMDLIRRAKARMPDIAIVGDMIVGFPGETDEDFEMSLSLIEEVGYQNIFVFKYSPRPGTVADRLVDDIPVAVKKQRNKRMLEFQNALALTAHLKVIGQRVRVLVEGQAKIQPHPGPLHEMERECHLQGRTQGDQIVFFPGSEELIGRMVDVRIEQGTALSLTGVLEN, encoded by the coding sequence GTGCGCGTCTATCTTGAGACTTTCGGCTGCCAAATGAACATTTTGGACAGTGAGTTGATTCATAATCAGCTCACTTCCGAAGGTTATGAATTTGTGCAGCAAGCCGAAGATGCCAGCGTGGTTTTGTACAACACCTGCTCGGTACGCGAGCTGAGCGAACAAAAAGTATTAAGCCGTCTGGGTGTCTTAAAGCAACGTAAAGACGCCGGTGAAGATCTGATTGTCGGTCTTTTAGGCTGCATGGCAGAGCGCACGAATACCGATGTTCTGGCTAAAAACCCACATATCGATTTGCTGGTCGGACCGAGCCGTTTGGGCGAGATTTCCGGGCTGATTAACAACGTGCGCGATAAGAAAATCGAGCGCGAAGTTGCCCTATCTAATTTCAGAGCTCGCAAAGGCAAAAATCTGGACCACGAGCCAATGGATAGCTTGGAAGCGTTAGACGCTGCTAGGCTTTCAGGCAGTGCTTTGAAAAAGAGCCAGGCATATATTCGAATTACTCGGGGCTGTAATAAATTCTGCTCGTTTTGCGTAGTGCCTCGCACACGCGGTCCTGAAGTGCATCGCAGCTTCGATTCTATTTTGACGGAAGCCAAGATGCTGGTTGACAGCGGCGTTTTGGAAATTACGCTGCTGGGCCAGACCATTAATCATTACCCAGAGTTTGCGCGCCTCTTGAAAGAGATGCACGACCAAAATCCAGGCTTAAAGCGCCTCAGATTTATGACCAGCTATCCGCGGGATTTTACCGATGAAATGCTGGATGTAATGGCGAGCTCGGAGCGCATTTGTAAGTATCTGCACATTCCAGCGCAATCTGGCAGCGATGCCGTTTTGAAGCGCATGAATCGTGGATATACCCGCGAAGTTTATATGGATCTGATCCGCAGAGCCAAAGCACGCATGCCAGATATTGCCATTGTTGGGGATATGATCGTGGGCTTTCCTGGAGAGACGGACGAAGATTTTGAAATGTCTTTGAGCTTGATTGAAGAAGTAGGCTATCAAAATATCTTCGTCTTTAAGTATTCACCACGGCCAGGGACAGTCGCTGACAGATTGGTAGATGATATCCCGGTGGCCGTAAAGAAACAGCGTAATAAACGCATGTTGGAATTTCAAAATGCCTTGGCGTTGACGGCGCATTTAAAAGTTATTGGACAGCGAGTTCGGGTGTTGGTCGAAGGGCAGGCAAAAATACAACCTCACCCCGGCCCTCTCCATGAAATGGAGAGGGAGTGCCATTTGCAGGGCAGAACTCAAGGTGACCAAATTGTTTTCTTTCCTGGTTCTGAAGAGCTTATTGGCCGGATGGTAGATGTCCGGATAGAGCAGGGTACTGCGCTTAGTTTGACCGGCGTATTGGAGAATTAA
- a CDS encoding adenylate kinase, whose protein sequence is MRWVFLGAPGSGKGTQAALLTQRFDLGYVSTGDVFRQAISDKTVLGQQAKQYLDGGLLVPDEIVLGMIEQVLDGLLNRKGFILDGFPRTIPQAEQLERILEARKQPLDAVISLEVPEKMLISRMLERKRADDTLETIQKRLAVFVCQTEPLKAFYRSRGLLKEVNGAVAPEEVLTSLVAILG, encoded by the coding sequence TTGAGATGGGTATTTTTGGGAGCTCCTGGCTCTGGAAAAGGCACTCAAGCGGCTCTGTTAACGCAGCGCTTTGATTTAGGCTACGTGAGCACTGGCGATGTTTTTCGCCAGGCTATTAGCGATAAAACAGTGCTTGGTCAGCAGGCGAAGCAATATCTCGATGGCGGTTTGTTGGTGCCGGATGAGATTGTCTTGGGCATGATTGAGCAGGTGCTTGATGGCTTGTTGAATCGTAAAGGCTTCATCTTGGATGGCTTTCCTCGGACCATTCCTCAGGCTGAGCAACTGGAGCGCATTTTAGAAGCTCGAAAGCAGCCTTTGGATGCCGTAATTTCTTTGGAAGTGCCTGAAAAAATGTTGATCTCAAGAATGCTTGAGCGCAAACGAGCGGATGATACTTTAGAGACGATCCAAAAAAGATTGGCGGTGTTTGTTTGTCAGACTGAGCCTTTAAAAGCCTTTTATCGCTCCAGAGGCCTTCTTAAAGAGGTTAATGGTGCTGTGGCTCCTGAAGAAGTGTTGACAAGCCTAGTTGCAATATTAGGTTAA
- the tig gene encoding trigger factor produces MHCEIKEISSVAKELSFVVAPEQVDTYLNRASQSVNQKVRLKGYRPGKAPKAMLEQFYGAEIHQKAVEKIMSEVLFDALDQRDIKPVTKPRVSSEQVLKSGQEFAFTAHVEILPQVELKQWQDLEAKLPERLEVSDADVDAEIEQLRMRMASFKAVDERTVVEAGDFVDFSYVEACAHDGHDHHDHDHKPKHRFIELGKAQFYPEKPEVEQALVGAKIGVPVEVADMTITVEIIKECIKPVVDDEFAKDLSDKFSTMADLKADIRTNLEKARVEQMEDDKKQAVLDALVAANPMEVPESLVMEQAQQMAVNNLSRFPKEMAMNFWKAYGKSMMESTKPAAEKLLKAHLLLTAVAKEQNAEFDFEKMTTSVMERARLS; encoded by the coding sequence ATGCATTGTGAAATAAAAGAAATCTCCTCGGTAGCTAAAGAGTTGTCCTTCGTGGTGGCTCCTGAGCAAGTTGATACTTATTTGAATCGCGCTTCTCAATCGGTAAATCAAAAAGTCAGATTGAAAGGTTATAGACCCGGCAAGGCTCCTAAAGCCATGTTGGAGCAATTTTATGGCGCTGAAATTCATCAGAAAGCCGTCGAAAAGATCATGTCCGAAGTGTTGTTTGATGCTCTCGATCAAAGAGACATTAAGCCTGTCACCAAGCCTAGAGTATCTTCAGAGCAAGTGCTGAAATCCGGCCAAGAATTCGCTTTTACCGCACATGTAGAAATCCTGCCGCAGGTTGAGTTGAAGCAATGGCAAGATTTGGAAGCCAAATTGCCAGAGCGTTTAGAAGTCTCTGATGCAGATGTTGATGCTGAAATCGAACAATTGCGCATGCGTATGGCATCGTTTAAAGCCGTTGACGAGCGCACAGTGGTTGAAGCTGGCGATTTTGTTGATTTCTCCTATGTGGAAGCCTGCGCACATGACGGTCATGATCACCACGACCACGATCACAAGCCTAAACATCGATTTATTGAACTAGGTAAAGCTCAGTTTTACCCAGAAAAGCCTGAGGTTGAGCAAGCTTTGGTCGGCGCCAAGATTGGCGTGCCAGTCGAAGTTGCCGATATGACCATCACGGTTGAAATCATCAAAGAATGCATTAAGCCTGTGGTTGATGATGAATTTGCCAAAGATTTGTCGGATAAATTCAGCACCATGGCAGACTTGAAAGCTGACATTCGCACCAATTTGGAAAAAGCGCGCGTTGAGCAAATGGAAGACGACAAAAAGCAAGCCGTTTTGGATGCTTTGGTTGCGGCTAACCCAATGGAAGTTCCTGAGTCCTTGGTAATGGAACAAGCTCAACAAATGGCAGTGAACAACCTGTCTCGTTTTCCAAAAGAAATGGCGATGAATTTCTGGAAAGCTTACGGAAAGAGCATGATGGAAAGCACCAAGCCTGCTGCTGAAAAATTGCTCAAAGCGCATTTGCTTTTGACCGCTGTGGCCAAAGAGCAAAATGCTGAGTTTGATTTCGAAAAGATGACGACATCGGTTATGGAACGTGCGCGTCTATCTTGA